A region from the Muribaculum gordoncarteri genome encodes:
- a CDS encoding LptF/LptG family permease: protein MLQSFLPLFLMTFLICLFIVLMQFLWKNIDDLVGKGLEISVIGELFFYAALSMAPMALPLAVLLASLMTFGNLGERFELTAMKASGVSLIKAMRPLIIFMVLVAIGAFFFQNNVLPISQTKMFTLLYSMRQKSPELEIPEGVFYDQIQGFNLYVREKNRDTGMLYDVLIYNVSKGSDNATIIYSDSGKMSITDDKSHLILKLWQGEQFENLREQGVSANNVPYRRESFDNKEVMIAFDANFNRMDESGMRNQFVGKNMAELQQTIDSVNKRVDSIGAEYGKSIKEMGYFGLPYYTYQSSPEGVLSIKQKEVTMTKPLDIDSLFRGSNPSFAKSYLTQALSKAKRIRQDYEFRSYTMNDDRRTIRRHHIELMKKFTLSVACLVFFFIGAPLGAIIRKGGLGMPLVISVFLFIFYFIIDNTGNKMARDGRIEVWEGMWLSTFVLLPLGIFFTYKAVNDSALFNRDAYTNFFRKLIGRSETRKLEVKEVVMNEVEIPEALSMIDGLIAKCNEFMNRYKGRQSYIDYWTQGYNRRELHTISADLEHTVDYISNSRNRIIILKLMELPVMKSLWFYHPTNYKWLGWLCAAMFPIGIPLYIVGTRTQDKLKEEIHHIITTCSELASLLTVDTEDTDN from the coding sequence ATGCTACAGAGCTTTCTGCCTCTGTTTCTAATGACATTCCTGATATGTCTCTTTATCGTGTTGATGCAATTTCTGTGGAAAAACATCGACGACCTTGTGGGAAAAGGCCTTGAAATCAGCGTAATCGGCGAGCTTTTCTTCTATGCGGCACTATCAATGGCGCCCATGGCCCTGCCCCTCGCGGTACTGCTTGCATCGTTGATGACATTCGGCAATCTCGGCGAGCGATTTGAGCTTACGGCCATGAAAGCGTCAGGCGTGTCGCTCATCAAAGCCATGCGACCGCTTATCATATTCATGGTACTCGTTGCAATAGGCGCATTCTTCTTCCAGAACAACGTGCTGCCAATATCGCAGACCAAAATGTTCACGCTGCTCTACTCGATGAGGCAGAAATCGCCCGAGTTGGAGATTCCCGAAGGAGTTTTCTACGACCAGATTCAAGGATTCAACCTCTATGTCCGCGAAAAGAACCGTGACACCGGAATGTTGTACGATGTGCTTATTTACAATGTAAGCAAAGGCTCCGACAACGCCACCATCATATATTCCGACTCCGGAAAAATGAGCATAACCGACGACAAGAGCCACCTCATCCTGAAACTTTGGCAGGGAGAGCAATTTGAAAATCTCCGTGAACAGGGTGTATCGGCCAACAATGTCCCCTATCGTCGCGAGTCATTTGACAACAAAGAGGTTATGATTGCATTCGACGCCAACTTCAACCGTATGGACGAGAGCGGAATGCGTAATCAGTTTGTGGGCAAAAACATGGCCGAGCTGCAACAGACCATCGACTCGGTCAACAAGCGTGTCGACAGCATCGGCGCCGAATATGGAAAGTCAATCAAGGAGATGGGCTATTTCGGACTGCCCTACTACACCTATCAGTCATCGCCCGAAGGAGTGTTGAGCATAAAGCAGAAAGAGGTCACAATGACCAAGCCGCTCGACATCGATTCACTGTTCCGAGGCTCCAACCCGTCATTTGCAAAGTCCTATCTGACCCAGGCATTGTCCAAGGCCAAGCGCATACGCCAGGACTACGAGTTCCGCTCCTACACGATGAACGACGACCGCCGCACGATACGCCGTCACCATATCGAGCTTATGAAGAAATTCACGCTCTCGGTAGCGTGCCTTGTGTTCTTCTTCATAGGCGCACCGTTAGGAGCCATTATACGAAAAGGAGGACTCGGAATGCCGCTCGTAATCTCGGTATTCCTGTTCATTTTCTACTTCATCATCGACAATACCGGCAACAAGATGGCGCGTGACGGCCGCATCGAAGTGTGGGAAGGAATGTGGCTGTCGACATTCGTGCTGCTGCCGCTTGGCATATTCTTCACCTACAAGGCGGTAAACGACTCGGCGCTATTCAACCGTGACGCCTACACCAACTTCTTCCGCAAGCTCATAGGCCGCAGCGAAACCCGCAAGCTCGAGGTAAAGGAAGTGGTGATGAACGAGGTCGAAATACCCGAAGCCCTGTCAATGATCGACGGCCTGATTGCAAAGTGCAACGAGTTTATGAATCGCTACAAGGGGCGGCAAAGCTACATCGACTACTGGACTCAGGGCTACAACAGACGCGAACTTCATACAATAAGCGCCGACCTGGAGCACACAGTCGACTACATATCCAACAGCCGCAACCGCATCATCATACTAAAGCTCATGGAGCTTCCTGTCATGAAGAGCCTGTGGTTCTACCACCCCACCAACTACAAGTGGCTCGGATGGCTGTGTGCCGCAATGTTCCCCATCGGTATTCCTTTATATATCGTCGGAACACGCACTCAGGACAAGTTGAAAGAGGAAATACATCACATAATCACTACATGCAGTGAACTTGCTTCGCTGTTAACGGTTGATACAGAAGACACCGATAACTAA
- a CDS encoding helix-turn-helix domain-containing protein, producing the protein MDIATIDHIPSSSRLAASIDTIAICDNLNEIKELVLPAKVDLMLLILCERGTLTLYYDSSCQKMTQHNMMVLRPGHILHRYVTSPDFKGHFISLSSSLLGDMLPPLAKTLPCFTHFRDNPVIALTDDEVASQTELRDILRRKTYSQGHQYQGEVVRTLLEALFYETLGLYLAHWSSVDNTKEMKRRDALFYSFICIVEENFRTERSISFYADKLCISPKHLSATIKEASGRTASEWIDSYVILEAKTLLRNTGLTIQEVSTKLNFTNQSFFGKYFKHLTGQSPRAFRSSPQTMSSLNTK; encoded by the coding sequence ATGGACATAGCCACAATCGACCATATCCCTTCATCATCGCGTCTTGCAGCAAGCATCGACACAATCGCAATATGCGACAATCTTAATGAGATAAAAGAACTCGTGCTTCCTGCCAAAGTTGACTTGATGTTGCTGATTCTATGTGAACGGGGCACGCTGACATTATACTATGATTCATCGTGCCAGAAGATGACCCAACATAACATGATGGTGCTGCGTCCGGGACACATATTACACCGCTATGTCACATCGCCCGACTTCAAAGGGCACTTCATTAGCTTAAGTTCAAGCCTGCTCGGCGACATGCTGCCGCCGTTGGCCAAGACATTGCCGTGCTTTACTCATTTCCGCGACAATCCCGTAATAGCACTTACCGATGATGAAGTGGCAAGCCAGACCGAACTGCGTGACATTCTGCGTCGGAAAACCTATTCTCAAGGTCATCAGTATCAAGGCGAAGTCGTGCGCACTCTGCTTGAAGCGCTATTTTATGAAACACTGGGTCTTTACCTGGCTCACTGGTCATCGGTCGACAACACCAAGGAGATGAAGCGACGTGACGCACTTTTCTACAGCTTTATATGCATCGTTGAAGAGAATTTCCGCACCGAACGATCAATATCGTTTTATGCCGACAAACTGTGCATAAGCCCCAAACACCTGTCGGCTACAATAAAGGAGGCAAGCGGACGCACCGCAAGCGAATGGATCGACTCATACGTGATTCTGGAAGCGAAGACACTGTTACGCAACACCGGCCTTACAATTCAGGAAGTCAGCACAAAGCTCAACTTCACCAACCAGTCGTTTTTCGGCAAATATTTCAAGCACCTCACGGGCCAGTCGCCGCGAGCATTCCGCTCGTCACCCCAAACAATGTCGTCACTCAACACTAAATGA
- a CDS encoding DUF6377 domain-containing protein — translation MNSDFKYWWFRIVASAILLMAGVMPVYCALVGKQEVQGALDILDTELQHSDLYMQRRALKIDSVSGEMKKYATYSPERLKLIMELGDCYSGYLTDSALVSYWHGMHIADSIGDRDMAMRLELKLISNLPVVGFIDEAVSRFERMNIDSLPPELRVLAFESGRQMYSYVASFYGNYPDAYRKWNDKAVDMQKRLLEVIPKDTPQYLLNQGEYYYLTGKYSEAEATLSELLYSVGDDSNTGARAAHIISQIAALKNKDDEHVYYLAKSAIADVKSATREVMSLQELGVKLYELGDIDRAYSYLSIALGNAVECNASMRMLQTSLALPVIGAAHRTELERGRHRLYMVLGGMAVMMIVLGILLLVLRREMRRMKLLQQHLEGANSIKEMYMSQFLNLCTIYMDKLNQFCKIAERKISTGHTDDLYRMTKSGKFVEEQSREFYDTFDKAFLHIYPDFVEQVNLLLRPDERIELRDGELLNTDLRILAFMRLGVDESTRIAQVLNYSVNTIYSYRNRLRNRAINRENFENDVMKIGAIS, via the coding sequence ATGAACAGTGACTTCAAATACTGGTGGTTTAGGATTGTCGCAAGTGCCATTTTGCTTATGGCGGGTGTGATGCCGGTATATTGTGCGCTGGTCGGAAAGCAGGAGGTTCAGGGTGCGTTGGACATTCTTGACACGGAATTGCAGCACAGTGACCTTTACATGCAGCGCCGTGCATTGAAGATTGATTCAGTGTCGGGCGAGATGAAGAAATATGCGACTTATTCTCCGGAGCGACTGAAGCTTATTATGGAGCTTGGCGACTGTTACTCGGGTTATCTCACTGATTCGGCTCTTGTGAGCTATTGGCACGGAATGCATATTGCCGACTCTATCGGCGACCGTGACATGGCTATGCGACTTGAGCTTAAGCTTATCTCCAATTTGCCGGTTGTGGGGTTTATCGATGAAGCGGTAAGCCGATTTGAACGTATGAATATAGATTCGTTGCCGCCTGAACTTAGGGTTCTTGCGTTTGAGTCGGGTAGGCAGATGTACAGTTATGTCGCTTCTTTTTACGGAAATTATCCCGATGCCTATCGTAAATGGAATGACAAGGCTGTTGACATGCAAAAGCGTCTTCTTGAGGTGATACCTAAGGATACACCCCAATATCTGTTGAACCAGGGTGAATACTATTATCTAACGGGGAAATATTCCGAGGCCGAGGCCACTTTGTCGGAGTTGCTGTACTCGGTTGGCGACGATTCCAATACGGGAGCACGTGCGGCTCATATCATAAGTCAGATAGCCGCGTTGAAAAACAAGGATGACGAGCACGTGTATTATCTTGCAAAATCGGCCATTGCCGATGTAAAGTCGGCTACACGTGAGGTGATGTCGCTTCAGGAACTTGGAGTGAAGCTATATGAACTTGGCGATATAGATCGAGCCTATTCCTATCTGTCGATTGCGTTGGGTAATGCCGTGGAGTGTAATGCATCGATGAGAATGTTGCAGACATCGCTTGCGTTACCGGTGATCGGTGCCGCGCACAGGACAGAACTTGAACGCGGGCGTCACCGACTTTACATGGTGCTCGGAGGAATGGCCGTTATGATGATTGTGCTGGGAATACTGCTGTTGGTTCTGCGCCGGGAGATGAGGCGCATGAAGTTGCTTCAGCAGCATCTTGAGGGTGCCAATAGCATCAAGGAGATGTATATGAGCCAGTTCCTGAATCTTTGTACCATATACATGGATAAGCTTAATCAGTTCTGTAAAATAGCCGAGCGTAAAATTTCGACAGGTCACACCGATGATCTCTATAGGATGACAAAGTCGGGCAAGTTTGTCGAGGAACAGAGTAGGGAGTTTTATGACACTTTCGACAAGGCATTCCTTCACATATATCCTGATTTTGTGGAACAGGTGAACCTATTGCTGCGTCCTGATGAGCGCATAGAGCTGCGTGACGGAGAGTTGCTGAACACCGATCTGCGTATTCTTGCCTTCATGCGTCTTGGCGTTGATGAAAGTACACGCATCGCCCAGGTGCTGAATTATTCGGTGAATACAATATACTCTTATCGTAATCGATTGAGGAATAGGGCCATCAATCGTGAAAATTTTGAAAATGATGTCATGAAAATAGGCGCAATCTCCTAA
- a CDS encoding DUF6377 domain-containing protein, with product MKSWSAPDYSPEYARASYLAYYCYEQQVNKLNEQLYFMSQTAISEVMGGCREGLALHSMGQLLYDYGNINRAHRYLSAAIDMSSMSDANRRAAPAVESLVLMERSFKDRGEYNATLVWLLVLTLVIWLVIIVGALIYYRRDMARLRKAHARIAQANNAKETYLKNFLDMCALSTKRLGNLCKTVNRKLASGQVEDLYGITRSGRIMDEQRKEFYMIFDNAFLHIYPSFFEELNSLLREEERYVAPTDGKLPTELRIYALVRLGVDDGSRIAEFLGYSINTVYAYRAKVKAKAINRDTFDADLMRIAVIE from the coding sequence TTGAAGTCATGGAGCGCGCCCGACTATAGCCCCGAGTATGCCAGAGCCTCTTATCTGGCCTACTATTGCTATGAACAGCAGGTGAATAAGCTTAACGAACAGCTCTATTTCATGTCGCAGACCGCTATCTCGGAGGTCATGGGGGGATGTCGTGAAGGATTGGCATTGCACTCTATGGGACAGCTGCTTTACGATTACGGCAACATAAACCGAGCACACCGCTATCTGTCGGCTGCCATTGACATGTCGTCGATGAGTGACGCCAACCGTAGGGCCGCGCCTGCGGTGGAGTCGCTCGTGCTGATGGAACGAAGCTTCAAGGACAGAGGTGAATATAACGCGACTCTTGTGTGGCTGCTCGTTTTAACGCTGGTTATCTGGCTGGTGATAATTGTAGGAGCATTGATATATTATCGCCGTGACATGGCTCGCCTGCGCAAGGCGCATGCCCGCATAGCTCAGGCCAATAACGCCAAGGAAACCTATCTGAAGAATTTTCTTGACATGTGTGCTCTTTCGACCAAGCGTCTTGGCAACCTTTGCAAGACCGTAAACCGAAAACTTGCTTCGGGGCAGGTTGAGGACTTGTACGGCATCACGCGGTCGGGGCGTATAATGGATGAGCAGCGCAAGGAGTTCTACATGATATTCGACAATGCCTTTCTGCACATATATCCGTCATTTTTTGAGGAGCTTAATTCATTGTTGCGTGAAGAGGAGCGTTATGTCGCTCCAACTGACGGCAAGCTGCCTACTGAGTTGCGTATATATGCTCTTGTTCGTCTTGGCGTTGACGACGGAAGTCGTATTGCGGAATTCCTTGGATATTCAATCAATACCGTATATGCCTATCGTGCCAAGGTTAAGGCCAAGGCTATAAATCGTGACACATTTGATGCCGACTTGATGCGCATCGCTGTCATAGAGTGA
- a CDS encoding heavy metal translocating P-type ATPase: protein MAKLKEEKSIYPVSGMHCAACAGKVESVLNSLDGVKEAVANFASREASVEYDPDVITPERMRDAVRRYGYTLHIEMSEEELDRMREAEMRKVKRNVTFSAVLTAVILIVSFAFHHGGTAVNVLLWCLATPVVVIGGRLFYVNAWQRLRQGSSDMDTLVALSSGIAYLFSVFNTLFPEVWLRHGLMPHVYFDAAACIITFILIGRMLEERAKQRTAVSIKNLIGLQPKSTIVVLPDGTQVEKSISDITIGDILLARPGEKIAVDGIAVDGESHVDQSMMTGEPMPVAVREGAKVFAGTVNGEGSFTYRAQSVGSSTMLSRIIALVKEAQGSKPPIQRIVDKVASVFVPVIISLSVVTLLLWLFFAKDNGVTYGILSAITVLVIACPCALGLATPTALMVGMGRGAEEGILIRDAVSLEIAKGVDTVVLDKTGTLTKGKPEVVDSMWVVSDNAHARNVLYSIERRSSHPLAAAIVESLTDCEPVLVLAFRNIPGEGLRAQVDKINYFVGNERLLSNNGVTIPAEVSATASKWAADGCSVVYIASEKEGVMGLYAVADAVKPTSLRAVEMLRDENVELHILTGDSSEAASLLARRVGIEHYKGNVTPADKWQYIKSLQDSGRKVAMVGDGVNDSAALSMADLSIAMGSGSDVAIDVAQMTIISDNLEKVPQAIKLSRATVGIIRQNLFWAFIYNVIAVPVAAGLLYPFTGYLLNPMIACALMALSSVSVVTNSLRLRKKG, encoded by the coding sequence ATGGCAAAATTAAAAGAAGAAAAATCCATATATCCTGTGAGCGGTATGCACTGTGCCGCTTGTGCCGGTAAGGTCGAGTCGGTGCTGAACTCTCTTGACGGAGTCAAGGAGGCTGTTGCCAACTTTGCCTCACGTGAGGCGAGTGTAGAATATGATCCCGATGTGATTACTCCCGAACGGATGCGTGATGCGGTACGGCGTTACGGCTATACGCTCCACATCGAGATGAGCGAAGAGGAGCTTGACCGGATGCGTGAGGCCGAGATGCGAAAAGTAAAAAGAAACGTGACATTCTCGGCTGTGCTTACCGCAGTGATATTGATAGTGTCGTTTGCATTCCATCACGGAGGAACGGCTGTGAATGTGCTGTTATGGTGTCTTGCTACTCCGGTAGTGGTCATTGGCGGCCGTCTGTTCTATGTCAATGCCTGGCAGCGCCTGCGTCAGGGCTCAAGCGACATGGACACTCTTGTTGCGTTGAGTTCGGGCATCGCTTATCTGTTTAGCGTATTCAACACTTTATTCCCCGAGGTGTGGTTGCGTCACGGTCTTATGCCTCATGTCTATTTTGACGCGGCTGCATGTATAATAACGTTCATCTTGATAGGGCGTATGCTTGAGGAGCGTGCCAAGCAACGCACTGCCGTTTCGATAAAGAATCTGATAGGCCTTCAGCCCAAAAGCACCATCGTGGTGTTGCCCGACGGCACGCAGGTTGAGAAGTCAATCTCCGACATAACGATAGGTGACATACTGCTTGCCCGTCCCGGTGAGAAGATTGCGGTTGACGGCATAGCTGTGGATGGAGAAAGTCATGTCGACCAAAGCATGATGACAGGCGAGCCGATGCCTGTAGCCGTAAGGGAGGGCGCCAAGGTGTTTGCCGGAACGGTCAACGGCGAGGGCAGCTTCACTTACCGGGCCCAAAGCGTGGGGTCGTCGACCATGTTGTCACGCATAATCGCCCTGGTTAAGGAGGCGCAAGGCTCCAAGCCGCCGATACAGCGCATTGTCGACAAAGTTGCATCGGTATTTGTCCCCGTTATTATAAGCCTATCGGTCGTAACGTTGTTGCTGTGGCTGTTTTTCGCCAAGGATAACGGCGTCACTTACGGAATATTGTCGGCCATAACTGTGTTGGTTATCGCCTGTCCGTGTGCTCTCGGACTTGCCACACCCACCGCCTTGATGGTGGGAATGGGGCGCGGTGCCGAGGAGGGCATATTGATACGTGACGCTGTGAGTCTTGAAATCGCCAAGGGCGTAGATACTGTTGTTCTCGACAAGACAGGCACATTGACCAAGGGAAAGCCCGAAGTGGTCGACAGCATGTGGGTTGTCAGCGATAATGCCCATGCACGCAACGTGCTCTATTCGATTGAGCGCAGGTCGAGTCATCCGTTGGCTGCCGCAATAGTTGAAAGCCTTACCGACTGCGAACCGGTGCTCGTTCTTGCGTTTCGTAACATCCCCGGGGAGGGATTGCGCGCCCAGGTGGATAAGATAAACTACTTTGTAGGCAATGAGCGGCTTTTAAGCAACAACGGTGTGACAATTCCCGCCGAGGTTTCGGCCACGGCATCTAAATGGGCGGCCGACGGTTGTTCGGTAGTCTACATCGCGTCGGAAAAGGAAGGGGTCATGGGATTGTATGCCGTGGCCGATGCTGTAAAGCCGACATCGTTGCGTGCGGTTGAAATGCTGCGTGATGAGAATGTGGAGCTGCACATATTGACCGGCGACTCTTCGGAAGCTGCGTCACTCCTTGCACGCCGTGTGGGCATAGAGCATTACAAAGGTAACGTGACGCCTGCCGACAAGTGGCAATACATAAAGTCGCTTCAGGATAGCGGACGCAAGGTGGCTATGGTGGGTGATGGTGTAAACGACAGCGCGGCATTGTCGATGGCCGACCTTAGTATTGCAATGGGGTCGGGAAGTGATGTGGCCATAGATGTGGCCCAGATGACGATAATATCGGATAATCTTGAGAAGGTGCCTCAGGCCATAAAGCTGTCACGTGCCACGGTTGGCATCATAAGGCAGAATCTTTTCTGGGCGTTTATTTATAATGTAATCGCCGTGCCTGTTGCAGCCGGATTGCTGTATCCTTTTACAGGATATCTGTTAAACCCCATGATTGCCTGTGCATTGATGGCGTTAAGTAGCGTAAGTGTCGTCACAAATTCATTAAGGTTGCGAAAAAAAGGTTGA
- a CDS encoding nitroreductase family protein, protein MKDVKSTLLDRRSIRRYEREDIPQETMDLIYEAIRNTPTSYNGQQFSVIDIDDQSVKEKLYELTGQKQIKTCRRFMLFCADYNKIRTIADAKLIDLPGFTHTADGVIVGVVDAALALMSALVAAESCGLGTCPIGYARTAAPEAIAKMMDLPEGVFVVCGLAIGVPREMPDLKPKQPRELMIFHNAYRRDNMVPDLLKYDKQISEYNATRTGTKTDNDWAGHIIGYYREAMAYKTLDALRRRGFDVKQ, encoded by the coding sequence ATGAAAGATGTAAAATCTACATTATTGGACCGGCGCAGTATACGCAGATACGAGCGTGAAGATATACCGCAGGAAACGATGGACTTAATCTATGAGGCTATCAGGAATACTCCGACCAGTTATAACGGTCAGCAGTTTTCGGTAATCGACATAGATGACCAAAGTGTTAAGGAAAAGTTATATGAGTTGACCGGACAGAAACAGATTAAGACTTGTCGCAGGTTTATGCTGTTTTGTGCCGACTACAATAAGATAAGAACCATTGCTGATGCAAAACTCATAGATCTCCCCGGCTTCACTCACACAGCCGACGGTGTTATCGTAGGCGTGGTCGATGCCGCCCTTGCGCTCATGAGTGCGCTTGTTGCCGCTGAATCATGCGGACTTGGTACGTGTCCCATCGGTTATGCCCGTACCGCAGCTCCCGAAGCAATAGCAAAGATGATGGACTTGCCCGAAGGTGTATTCGTTGTGTGCGGCCTTGCCATAGGCGTTCCTCGCGAAATGCCCGATTTGAAGCCCAAGCAGCCGCGTGAGCTTATGATATTCCACAATGCCTACAGGCGTGACAACATGGTGCCCGATCTGCTGAAATATGACAAGCAGATTTCGGAGTACAATGCCACTCGCACAGGCACCAAGACCGACAACGACTGGGCGGGACACATCATTGGCTACTATCGTGAGGCGATGGCCTACAAGACTCTCGATGCGCTTCGTCGCAGAGGATTTGATGTAAAGCAATAA
- the pulA gene encoding type I pullulanase — MKLCTGTIVSAALVYGADKALAASPDAMYSTFETYDGNDLELVVDSKGTHFTLWSPEAQEAHVLLYPTDRNSTATATLAMKRSERGTWRVSVPEQLYGKFYTFQIKYKGKWLDETPGVWAKAVGTNGHRAAIINFADTNPEGWANDRGPALKNINDAVIYEMHHRDFSMHPSSGIVNKGKFLALTEEGTRSLLGDKTGIDHLKELGITHIHILPSYDYNSVDESQLPSNQYNWGYDPYNYNAPEGSYSTNPAEPETRVREMKEMVKALHDNGIGVIMDVVYNHTAQNDDSNFSLTAPGYYYRHRDDGSYSDASGCGNETASERQQMRDFIINSVKYWADEYHIDGFRFDLMAIHDIETMNEVAAELKKINPDIFVYGEGWTAGDSPLPVEKRALKDNVYKMPQVAVFSDDLRDAVKGHYTNAADRGFATGKPGNEETVKIGIVAATDHPQVDYSKGNNSKKPYALSPTQVINYVSCHDDLTLTDKLIKSLPDESTADRQRAAKLAQTIVFTSQGTPFMFAGEEIFRDKKGVHNSYKSPDSINAIDWSKKHENADLFNYYRELIKLRKSHPAFRMTTAKDVAKHIVFDNTNNEPNLISYSIKDNANGDTWKEIKLIFNGSDDSKEVKVPKGNWIVVAQDGQLNAEGLGMSKGGKLKVAPRSALILAKEK, encoded by the coding sequence ATGAAGCTATGCACCGGCACAATCGTGTCAGCAGCTCTGGTGTATGGAGCCGACAAGGCTCTCGCAGCATCACCCGATGCCATGTACTCCACCTTTGAAACCTACGACGGCAACGATCTCGAACTCGTTGTCGACTCAAAAGGCACTCATTTTACCTTGTGGTCGCCTGAAGCACAGGAAGCACATGTGTTACTCTATCCCACCGACCGTAACTCGACAGCAACCGCCACCCTCGCAATGAAGCGTAGCGAGCGTGGCACATGGCGTGTTTCGGTTCCTGAACAACTATACGGCAAATTCTACACTTTCCAGATAAAATACAAAGGCAAATGGCTTGACGAAACTCCCGGGGTATGGGCCAAGGCCGTAGGAACCAACGGCCACCGTGCCGCCATAATAAACTTTGCCGACACCAACCCCGAAGGCTGGGCCAATGACCGCGGACCTGCATTGAAAAACATCAATGATGCCGTAATATACGAGATGCATCATCGTGACTTCTCGATGCACCCCTCATCGGGCATTGTGAACAAAGGCAAGTTCCTTGCTCTTACCGAAGAGGGAACTCGTTCACTTCTCGGCGACAAGACCGGAATCGACCACCTGAAGGAGCTTGGCATAACGCACATCCACATTCTGCCCTCCTACGACTACAATAGCGTCGATGAGTCGCAGCTGCCCTCCAATCAGTACAACTGGGGTTACGACCCTTATAACTACAACGCTCCCGAAGGTTCCTATTCGACCAATCCGGCCGAACCCGAAACCCGTGTGCGCGAAATGAAGGAGATGGTCAAGGCTCTCCACGACAACGGCATCGGCGTTATCATGGATGTAGTCTACAACCACACCGCACAAAACGACGACTCCAACTTCTCGCTCACTGCTCCGGGCTACTACTACCGTCACCGTGACGACGGTAGCTACAGCGATGCTTCGGGCTGCGGCAACGAAACTGCATCGGAGCGCCAGCAGATGCGTGACTTCATCATCAACTCAGTGAAGTATTGGGCCGATGAATACCACATCGACGGATTCCGATTTGACCTCATGGCCATCCACGACATTGAAACCATGAACGAAGTTGCCGCCGAGCTTAAGAAGATCAATCCCGACATATTTGTCTACGGCGAAGGCTGGACAGCAGGCGACTCTCCCCTCCCCGTTGAAAAACGCGCGTTGAAGGACAATGTGTACAAGATGCCTCAGGTAGCTGTGTTCAGCGATGACCTGCGTGACGCTGTGAAGGGACACTACACCAATGCCGCCGACCGCGGATTTGCCACAGGAAAGCCGGGAAACGAAGAAACCGTTAAGATAGGCATCGTAGCTGCAACCGATCACCCCCAAGTTGACTACTCAAAGGGCAACAACTCAAAGAAGCCCTATGCTCTAAGCCCGACACAGGTGATAAACTACGTTTCATGTCACGATGACCTGACGCTCACCGACAAGCTGATCAAGTCGCTTCCCGATGAAAGCACCGCCGACCGACAGCGTGCGGCAAAGCTTGCGCAGACAATCGTGTTCACTTCACAGGGCACACCCTTCATGTTTGCCGGCGAAGAGATATTCCGCGACAAGAAAGGTGTACACAACTCCTATAAGTCACCCGATTCAATCAATGCAATCGACTGGAGCAAGAAGCATGAAAACGCCGATCTGTTCAACTACTACCGTGAGCTTATAAAGCTCCGCAAGAGCCATCCCGCATTCCGCATGACAACTGCCAAGGATGTGGCAAAGCACATCGTATTTGACAACACCAACAACGAGCCCAACCTCATCTCCTACTCAATAAAGGATAACGCCAACGGTGATACCTGGAAAGAGATAAAGCTGATATTCAACGGCTCCGATGACTCAAAGGAAGTAAAGGTGCCCAAAGGCAACTGGATTGTAGTGGCACAGGACGGTCAACTCAACGCTGAAGGATTGGGAATGAGCAAAGGCGGCAAACTGAAAGTCGCTCCACGCTCGGCACTTATTCTCGCCAAAGAGAAATAA
- a CDS encoding T9SS type A sorting domain-containing protein encodes MNRLLVIISLLTAMTTLPMAASSVQEMNDDAITEVIDNSPTIKPVTGGLEITVSDGKAHEFYIYSITGQLVKRVKADYTLTVELPQGYYIVKCSSWSKKIVVR; translated from the coding sequence ATGAACAGACTGCTTGTCATCATTTCATTGCTTACGGCCATGACAACACTGCCTATGGCGGCATCATCCGTGCAAGAGATGAACGACGATGCAATAACCGAGGTAATCGACAACTCACCTACAATAAAGCCTGTAACAGGCGGCCTGGAAATCACGGTAAGCGATGGCAAAGCTCATGAATTCTATATCTATTCCATTACAGGACAGCTTGTAAAGAGGGTAAAAGCCGACTATACACTGACAGTCGAACTTCCGCAAGGTTACTACATCGTCAAATGCAGTTCTTGGTCCAAGAAAATTGTTGTGCGATGA